The genomic interval AGTTTGAAGTTATGCAGTATCGCCTCAAGGATGAATATGGGGTTGAATCCAGATTAGAATCCATGCCGTGGGAAGTTCTCAGATGGCTGGATGCACCTTTGAACGATACGGATTTAAAACGGTCTTTACCGCACGGTGCTGCGTTAGGTACGGATGAACAAGGCCGGATGGTTATTCTTTTCCCGTCTGAGTGGTCATTAAAATATTTTTCGGAAAAGAACCCTTCAACAAGGCTTTTAGATTCACCCGGTAAAACCAAATGAAAAGGTTTTTTTTAACGCCTGTATAAGTACATCGAATCGATGAGCATCGTTTGGTTTGAGGTGTACCCCATTGTACCTTGTGACTACAACATGGAGTAGAAAGGTGATTCTCTCATATTTGAATTTTCATAATAGCCAAATACAATCATTAATACTTGATTGATAAAGACTTTCAAGGTATTTAAATATAGTAAAAAGCATTTATTTTTATAAAAATCTGTTTTTTTCTTGCATTTGAATTGTTTCTAGCGTGAGTTTATCACAAAATAAGGCATGAAGCAACGTAACATAAATACAGTCAATGCGTTAAGCACAACATCAATTGTATACACTGAGTCCTTGAAGTTTCAGCCGATGTTTGTGGAAATCCATAATGCCTAACGCATTCATCAACAGAGATTCCTTGTCGGACATTTCTTCCAATTTGTAGGTAGCCTTAACTCTCCCTCTGGCCTTTGTTTCTTCAAGCATAGCAGAAAGCCTTATATTATTAAGGGTGTCTAACAGGGTATCTAACGTTCCACTAAATTGTGCGTGCGCTTTTGCCTGATACCACACAATCGCCGCCATTAGGTATCCGAGGACGCAAATAAAAAAATGCACCCTGATTTTCTGATCCGTCCAGTGAAATTGCGGTTTTAAAGCAAGGTGATAGGGGTTCTTGAGATTTCTAAAGGCATGTTCAATTTTTGATTGCCCATAGTAGGCTTTTATAATGTCCGCGGTATCCCAATCGTGATGGTCTGTCATAAGAATCCTGAACCCCAGTTCCCCTTCTATTTCTTCGAGCTTTTTCTGGTCGATTGAAAAATTCAATTGAAACTTGCCTTCAGATACCTCTTTTAACGACCAATCGATAACATCCTTCGCAAATTGACATTTCACTACACTTCTTATCGTATCCTCCAGACCCTCTTTGTCCCGCATCTTTCCCTTTGGATTACACAGATGCTGCTGTAAGAGCTTTAACTGATGTTCTGCCTTTTCCAGAGACTGAGACATTCCCCTTAATTGCCCAACCTTTAATTTCTCGGAAATAAATACGACAACGGTTCTTTCCTGCCCCCAAATAACCCGTTTGTCATGGTACACCTGTATCTTACTGCCGTCAACGTCATATTCCCTGAAATTACACATGGCATCCCCTACCAACTGCTTGTGATGATACGGTGTAAGCGCTCCAACGTAATGCAATGCCAATCTCTCTACAATAGCCATATTGTCCATGGAATTGTTTCCACGATCAAAAACAATAGTGTGCTTTTTGCTGTCGAAACCTAATCCGGTCATCCTGTCTTTTATCGTCTCAAGAACCGCGCTGAACACCTTTGCATCCGCCATGTTCCCCTGATAGGTATGGTGAAACAACGGTATCATGTCGTTACGTGTAACGACCATCGCCAACCCGACCTGCCTGAGATCGTATCGCTTTTGTTTGTTTTTCCCCCGCCGGGCAATAGTGCATCGCAGATTAGTTGTGTCGATATACGTGAAAAAATTGGTTGTATCAAAAAACAGTGTGTCGCTTTGAAGGTTGTATGTTTTAAATGTCTTTTCAATTAATTCGCGCTCGATTTCTGCAATGGATTCTTCAGGAAGTGCATCCATCAAATCCCAGAAATGCTGACTGTCTATTTTACTCAAGCTGTGTCTGAGTAAGTATTCGGCAGTAGTCGTCTTTGCCCAATCCCACCATCCTCTTTTGCTGGTAGGCACACACACTCTCCCCACGGCACCCAACAAGAGGGTACTTCCGGCGGTCAGATTATTTCGAACAGGTTTTTTAGCACAATACTGCCGTGGCGACTTTATATATTTATTAATCACGGAAGGGACGTCCAGGGCATTGGCCACACTTAGCAATGCGGCTACCGCGCCATGTGAATAAGATTTGAGCCGTAATTTTTCGGTAAGACCTTGCAGTTGTTTTAATAAATCGTCTGCCTTGCCAAGATAGGCCAGGACGATGGGCCTGGGCTTGCCGTTAACGCGCCGCGATTCGACAATATACCAATATTTATAACCTCTGGAGTTTTTAGATTGAATGGTAGCCATGGCTATTAGTTGTTAGTGTATACGTAATAGATTAATACTCCGTGTATAATAGTATATACAGGCATATAATGCAATATAAATATAGTATTATTCAGTGTATACATAATTTTTTAGACAAAAAAAGTCGCAACCCGATACAAATCATTGGATTGCAACTTGATGTCTTTGTCTTACACCTTATTTCGTGATAAACTCACGCTAGAGTATTAAATTCTGCATGAATCCATTTCTCAGTGAAAAAACCCGAATAGAATTTAAAAAAGCACATAAGAAAGAGCCTCATAGACGTCATGCCGACCGAATCAAAGCTATACTTCTTCTTGATTCAGGATGGAGTTATGAAGAAGTAGCAGAAGCGCTCTTGTTAGACGATCAAACAATCAGGAATTACGAAAAACTATACAAAGATAAAGGTTTCGACGGGCTTTTATCTGACAATTATGTTGGCTGTATGCCAAAACTCACTTGCGAACAAGAAGAACAATTAAAAGATCATATCAGGAAAAACAACTATAGCGCGGCAAAAGAAATTGTTGAATATGTAAAACAGACATTCAATAAAATCTATACACCCGAAGGAATGGTACATACCCTCGATAGATTAGGCTTTACTTACAAGAAAACTACAATAGTTCCAGGCAAAGCAAACCCTGAAAAACAAAAAGAATTTATCGAAAACTACAAACAACTCAAAGAAGAGAAAGCCCCTGGAGATAAGATACTTTTTATGGATGGAGTTCATCCACAGCACAATTCTACGTCTGCATATTGCTGGATAGAGAAAGGCAAAAAGAAGGAAATACCCTCTAATACCGGCAGGAAAAGAATAAATTTAAACGGGGCTATTGACATAGAAACCTTTGAAGTAACAATCCGGGAAGATGAAAGCATCAATGCTCAATCAACAATAAAGCTTTTCCATGAAATAGAGTCAAGGTATGCTCAAGCCGGTACTATTTACATAATCTCTGATAATGCTAAATATTACAGGTCTAAGTTGGTCAAAGAATACCTTGCAAATTCGAGAATAAAGATCAAATTTCTCCCTTCCTATTCACCCAATTTAAATCTCATTGAAAGATTATGGAAATTCTTTCGCAAAAAAATATTGTATAACAAGTATTATGATACTTATGAGAAGTTTAAAAACAAATGTTTAAGTTTTTTCAAAAATATTAACGAGTATACAGATGAATTGTCTACTCTTTTAACTGAAAATTTTCAAATTATTGGCGAGCAAATTTCGAAAATCTGATTTGTTTGACTATATAATAGCGCAGAAAGAGTTACACCATGCCGCCCTCAGAAATATCATAAACCCATGAGAGGTCTATTGGTTGATAATCAACGATCTCTTCTTTTGTAAAAAAAGCAGCTATTTCTTTTTCTGCGGAAGAAGGAGAATCCGAACCATGTATTAAATTAAAGCGGTTGCTTACCGCATAATCGCCCCGAATAGTTCCGGGTTCTGCCTTTGACCCGAAAGTGACGCCCATCATTTTACGCGCTATTTCTATGGCATTTTTACCCTTTACCACGATGACAACTACGGGAGAAGAAGTGGTATAGCTCACTAGAGGCTCGAAAAAATCCTTCCCCTTATGGGAAACATAATGCGCTCGTGCCAAAGAGTCAGGGATCATCATCATCTTCATGCCGGTTATCTGCAATCCTTTTTCTTCAAACCGGGAAATGATCTTGCCAAGCAGGCGGCGCTGAATGGCATCCGGTTTCAATATAATTAACGTTTTTTCCATGTACAGCTATCCTTTCATTCCCTTAAGTTTCTTAACATAATGCCCCCTGACCAAAAGAAAAAATTCCTGATATTCAGACGATTTATAATCGGGGAACG from Candidatus Kuenenia stuttgartiensis carries:
- a CDS encoding IS1634 family transposase → MATIQSKNSRGYKYWYIVESRRVNGKPRPIVLAYLGKADDLLKQLQGLTEKLRLKSYSHGAVAALLSVANALDVPSVINKYIKSPRQYCAKKPVRNNLTAGSTLLLGAVGRVCVPTSKRGWWDWAKTTTAEYLLRHSLSKIDSQHFWDLMDALPEESIAEIERELIEKTFKTYNLQSDTLFFDTTNFFTYIDTTNLRCTIARRGKNKQKRYDLRQVGLAMVVTRNDMIPLFHHTYQGNMADAKVFSAVLETIKDRMTGLGFDSKKHTIVFDRGNNSMDNMAIVERLALHYVGALTPYHHKQLVGDAMCNFREYDVDGSKIQVYHDKRVIWGQERTVVVFISEKLKVGQLRGMSQSLEKAEHQLKLLQQHLCNPKGKMRDKEGLEDTIRSVVKCQFAKDVIDWSLKEVSEGKFQLNFSIDQKKLEEIEGELGFRILMTDHHDWDTADIIKAYYGQSKIEHAFRNLKNPYHLALKPQFHWTDQKIRVHFFICVLGYLMAAIVWYQAKAHAQFSGTLDTLLDTLNNIRLSAMLEETKARGRVKATYKLEEMSDKESLLMNALGIMDFHKHRLKLQGLSVYN
- a CDS encoding IS630 family transposase, encoding MNPFLSEKTRIEFKKAHKKEPHRRHADRIKAILLLDSGWSYEEVAEALLLDDQTIRNYEKLYKDKGFDGLLSDNYVGCMPKLTCEQEEQLKDHIRKNNYSAAKEIVEYVKQTFNKIYTPEGMVHTLDRLGFTYKKTTIVPGKANPEKQKEFIENYKQLKEEKAPGDKILFMDGVHPQHNSTSAYCWIEKGKKKEIPSNTGRKRINLNGAIDIETFEVTIREDESINAQSTIKLFHEIESRYAQAGTIYIISDNAKYYRSKLVKEYLANSRIKIKFLPSYSPNLNLIERLWKFFRKKILYNKYYDTYEKFKNKCLSFFKNINEYTDELSTLLTENFQIIGEQISKI
- the ndk gene encoding nucleoside-diphosphate kinase is translated as MEKTLIILKPDAIQRRLLGKIISRFEEKGLQITGMKMMMIPDSLARAHYVSHKGKDFFEPLVSYTTSSPVVVIVVKGKNAIEIARKMMGVTFGSKAEPGTIRGDYAVSNRFNLIHGSDSPSSAEKEIAAFFTKEEIVDYQPIDLSWVYDISEGGMV